The sequence AAGCTCAACGCCGTGGTGATCCGAGGGATGAACGAGGAAGAGGTAGTGCCCTTAGCCCGCCTCTCCCTGGACCGCCCCTTGCACATGCGCTACATCGAGTACATGCACCTGGACAACTCCGACCCCGAGGAGTACCGCCGTCGCTTCGTGTCGGGGAAGGAGATCCGGGCACGGATAGAAGAGGTCTATGGTCCCCTAGAACCCGTCCCCCACGACCCCACCTCCCCAGCCCGGGTCTACCGGATCCCGGGGGCCCAGGGCACTTTGGGCTTCATCAACCCCGTCACCGAGCCCTTTTGCTCCAACTGTTCCCGGCTTCGCCTCACCTCGGACAAGAAGCTTAGGCCCTGCCTCCTTACCGATTTGGAGATGGATATCTCCTGGGCCTTCGCCGCCCAGGAGCCGGTGGAGGCCTTGGTGGATGCCATTCTGATCGCCACCAACCGCAAGCCCGCCTTCGGCAACACCCTCCCCACGCTAAGGAAGCGGGTCATGCTGGGGATCGGCGGATAGCCTGCAAGGTGGCAAGGATCACCAAAAGCGCTCCCAGAACACCCAAAAGCCCTAACCGCTCGCCCAGGAGGATAAAGGCAAAAAGGGTAGCCCAGACGGGTTCCAGGGTGTAGAGGATGGCCGCCTGGGGGGCGGGCACGTACCTCTGCCCCCAGGTTTGGAGCCAGGTGGTGAGGGCCGTGGCCACTACCCCCAGGTAGAAGACCGCCCCCCAAGGCACCCCTTCCCACCGTACCCCTTCCCAAAGGGCCCAGGGCAGGGCCAGGAAGGCCGTGCCGAAGACCTGCACCGCAGTGAGGGGCAGGGAGGGAAAGGTTTTGGCGTGCACCTCGAGGCGCACGATGTAAAGGGCGTAGGTGAGGGCGGTGAGAAGGGTCCAAAGGTCCCCCACGTTCAGAGGAGGCTGCCGGGGATCGTAGGAAAGGAAACCCACCCCCAAAAAGGCCAAAAGGGCGGCCACCCAGATCCCCCCCAGCCTGCGGCCCACCAGTCCCAGGATCAAAGGCACCAATACCACATTGAGGGCCGTAATAAAGGCGCTACGGCTCGCCGAGGTGTACAGGAGGCCCACCGCCTGGGAGGCATAGCCTAGAAGAAGCCAGAAGGCCAGCTCCATACCCGGTCCCCAAACCCCCTTGGGCAGCCGGAAGGCCCAGGGCAGGAAGAAGAGGCTGGCCAGAAGAAAACGGAGAAAGACCAACAGGCTTGGGGCCATCTCCCCCACCGCCCCCTTGACCACCACAAAGGTGGTGCCCCAAAGGAGGGTGAGGAGGTTGAGGGCAAAAAGGCCCAGGGCGTAGCCGCGCATGGCCTAAAGTGTATAGCATGGTGCCTTCCCCCCAGGAAGTGAAGGATGCCCTTCAGGAAAGGCTCCTAGGCCACCTGGTCCATTCCGATCCCGTTTACCAGGCTCTTCTTCAGGAGTACCCATCCCGGGGAGGCAAGAGGCTCCGGGGGCTCTTGGTGGTCTATGCGGGGCTGGCCCACGGGGCTTCCCTCGAGGCCAGCCTTTGGGCAGGGGCTGCTTTGGAACTTTTCCAGAACTGGGTGCTTATCCACGACGACATAGAGGACGGCTCCGAGGAACGCCGGGGAAGACCCGCCCTCCACCGCCTCTACCCCATGCCCCTGGCCCTGAACGCGGGGGATGCCCTGCACGGGGAGATGTGGGGGCTTCTGGTGAAGGGCCTCGAGGCCGGCATTCTGCCCCCCACGGTTCTGGCCGAGTTCCACCAGGTGGTGCGCCGCACCGCCTACGGGCAGCATCTGGACCTCCTCTGGACCCTCTCCGGCCGCTTGGACCTGGCCCCCGAGGACTACTTCCGCATGGTGGCCCACAAGGCCGCCTACTACACCGCCGTGGCCCCGTTACGGCTGGGGGCCCTCCTCTCCCGACACAGCCCCCCAACCCTCTACCAGGAAGCGGGGCTTAAGCTAGGGGTGGCCTTCCAGATCATGGACGATGTCCTCAACCTGGAGGGGGACGAGGCCTATGGCAAGGAGCTGGCCGGGGACCTCTACGAGGGCAAGCGCACCTTGATCCTGATCCGCTACCTCCAGGAAGCGCCTCCCGAGGAACGCACCCGGGCCGAGGCCCTCTTACGCCTCCCCCGGGAGGCCAAGCCCGAGGCCGAGGTGCGGTGGCTTTGGGAACGGCTTTTGGCCTCGGGGGCGGTGGCCTGGGCCAAGGAGGAGGCCAAGAGGCTAGCGCACGAGGGCCTAGGCGCCCTTATCCCCCACCTGGAGCAACTACCCGGACGGGATGCCGCCTCCCACCTGCAAGCCCTCCTCACCGCCTTGGTGGAACGCAGGGCATAATAGGGCCATGCAGGGTGTGCGCTTTAAGATCCTCACCGCCAACGACCCCGACATCCTCCAGGAAAGGCTCAATCGGTTTGTGGAAGACCTGCCTGAGGATGTGGTTCTAGTGGAGGTCAAGTTCTCCGTGGCTGGGGGAGCTTCTCCCCTCTTCGCTGCCTTGGTGCACTACAAGGAAGTGGAGGCGTGGAAGGAGTAGGGGGCTTTCTCTTTTTCCTGGCCCTCAGGGGGGAGGCCAGGCGGGAAGAGGTGCGGGCCCGCTTTCCCAGGCTGGTTCCCCTGCTCAGGGCCCTGGGCGAAGGGGTGGAGGCCCACGGGGAAACCTTCCGCCTGGCAAAACCCCTCCGCCTTTCCTGGTTTGCCCCCCTGTTCCAAGCCCATTACTCCCCCCTTCTGCCGGAAGCGGAGCGGGGCTTGGCCTTGGAGAGGCTCCTCGAGGCCGCCCACCTCTCCGCCCAGGAGGGCGAACCCCTGGTGGAAGGGGATGGCCTTCTAAGGGCCGCCCGTGCCTTCCAGGAGGGAAGCCTGGCCCTCCTAAGGGGTGCGTACCGGGAAGCCCTCCATCGCTACGGGGAGGGCCTTGGGATTTTGGAAAAGGAAGGGCTTCCCTTCCCCGCCACGGCCCTCGCCCTCCTGGCCCTGGCCCAGGAGGGATTCCGCCCAGGGGGCAAGGGGCGGGAAACCGCCAGAAAGGCCCTGGAAAGGGCCCAGACCCCCTTCGCCCGGGAAATGGCCCAAAAGGCCCTAGCCCAAACCACAAAGGAAGAGGAGAAGAAGGCCTAGAATGGGGGGCATGGGGCTTAAGCGGGTGTACCTGGCCCGGCCCAGGGGTTTCTGCGCCGGG is a genomic window of Thermus caldifontis containing:
- a CDS encoding polyprenyl synthetase family protein — protein: MVPSPQEVKDALQERLLGHLVHSDPVYQALLQEYPSRGGKRLRGLLVVYAGLAHGASLEASLWAGAALELFQNWVLIHDDIEDGSEERRGRPALHRLYPMPLALNAGDALHGEMWGLLVKGLEAGILPPTVLAEFHQVVRRTAYGQHLDLLWTLSGRLDLAPEDYFRMVAHKAAYYTAVAPLRLGALLSRHSPPTLYQEAGLKLGVAFQIMDDVLNLEGDEAYGKELAGDLYEGKRTLILIRYLQEAPPEERTRAEALLRLPREAKPEAEVRWLWERLLASGAVAWAKEEAKRLAHEGLGALIPHLEQLPGRDAASHLQALLTALVERRA
- a CDS encoding DMT family transporter, with product MRGYALGLFALNLLTLLWGTTFVVVKGAVGEMAPSLLVFLRFLLASLFFLPWAFRLPKGVWGPGMELAFWLLLGYASQAVGLLYTSASRSAFITALNVVLVPLILGLVGRRLGGIWVAALLAFLGVGFLSYDPRQPPLNVGDLWTLLTALTYALYIVRLEVHAKTFPSLPLTAVQVFGTAFLALPWALWEGVRWEGVPWGAVFYLGVVATALTTWLQTWGQRYVPAPQAAILYTLEPVWATLFAFILLGERLGLLGVLGALLVILATLQAIRRSPA
- the moaA gene encoding GTP 3',8-cyclase MoaA, with the protein product MKLLDNYGRVIKDLRISVTPRCNLHCLYCHPLGLEMAEPPGTLTVEEVDHFLEAASLLGLSAVRFTGGEPLVRKELPQMIEKARTKEGIEDVAITTNGLLFAKRAKELVQAGLNRVNISLDAITPEVFTRITRGGKVERVLQAIETALELDLHPVKLNAVVIRGMNEEEVVPLARLSLDRPLHMRYIEYMHLDNSDPEEYRRRFVSGKEIRARIEEVYGPLEPVPHDPTSPARVYRIPGAQGTLGFINPVTEPFCSNCSRLRLTSDKKLRPCLLTDLEMDISWAFAAQEPVEALVDAILIATNRKPAFGNTLPTLRKRVMLGIGG